A genomic window from Leptospira stimsonii includes:
- a CDS encoding DUF1801 domain-containing protein has translation MSQSFKNPNVAEVFRNYPKEIRERLLSIRELIFKIAKTTEGVGDLEETLKWGQPSYLTPHTKSGSTIRIDRISSTENTYALFFHCQTNLVETFRELFPKKMKFEGNRSILLNAKDPIPTKELSVCISMALTYHLDKKKNDRRR, from the coding sequence ATGTCCCAAAGCTTTAAAAATCCAAACGTCGCGGAAGTCTTCCGGAATTATCCCAAGGAGATTCGAGAACGATTATTAAGTATAAGAGAATTGATCTTCAAAATCGCAAAAACGACCGAAGGGGTTGGAGATCTAGAAGAAACCTTAAAATGGGGACAACCCAGTTATCTGACTCCGCATACGAAAAGCGGAAGTACGATCCGGATCGATCGGATTTCTTCGACGGAAAATACCTACGCTCTTTTTTTTCATTGTCAGACCAATCTTGTCGAAACGTTCCGCGAACTTTTTCCAAAAAAAATGAAGTTCGAAGGGAATCGATCCATCCTCTTAAACGCAAAGGATCCGATTCCAACCAAAGAACTGAGTGTTTGTATTTCGATGGCTCTCACTTATCATCTCGATAAAAAGAAAAATGATCGCCGAAGATAA